Part of the Drosophila pseudoobscura strain MV-25-SWS-2005 chromosome 2, UCI_Dpse_MV25, whole genome shotgun sequence genome, CGGGCTgcccctgcagcagcaggacgctCTATGTCCTGCTCTGCGGGCACCAGTCCTTCCCCTTTGGCAAGCTCCGATTTTTCTGCCGGATCCACTCCAACATTTGTTGCGCTTCGTATTTGGATAGTGTCGTAGATAAGCTTGAAAAGAAGCGCGAGTATGATGGGCCCAGCCAGGACCCCCACCCAGTGGGCGCAGTGGGAAGTCCAGACGACGATGACCGGTGGCTCAGGGGTCGGTGGCTGGAAATATCTGTATGCCTTCAGGCCGACTTTTTCCACATCCGCAATACACTCAGAAATCATCTTACAGGAATGCAGTTTTTTCGCTATTCGGAAAAAAAACTCCTATGATTCGAATTAAACtgttttcaattgaaatcgCACCTCTGGAAAGAACACCAAGAGCTCCCTGAGGCTCTGATCCGTTCGACACGAAGACACTGCATCCCGTCATTAAATGAAGACGAAATTTCGTTAACTGGAACTAAcaattttgaacgaaaaaatatataatttccGCTTTATTTTAGACCCCTGTGGAAAAAGGTGACAACTTAAATTTAGGAAATTGAAACAATCGAATGAAATTATGAGTTCAGAGTTGAGTGTCTCAGCTAGCTAGATCAGGGATCGGGATCAGGATATTTGTACAGAAAACTATTCAAATGCATGCATATGTCAAAACCATATCAATCTGAGAACATGTATTTAcgttttaaaaacaatttgaacaATATCTTCATATGAAATTACCGAAATCGGGTATACACGCATCATATCTTCatattgcgactgttttttttaaactattttgtttaaaccttaatttagccaaaatacaataaaagccaGTGTTAAGAATAAAACAGtaaagtagaaaattgattcattaatcgggtaaaattatgtgggcagaaataaatgttctatatagctgggaatattcgacggaagataaAAATtaaggaatatgtaaaatagaacgtgagttcgtcagtatatttacggtatattttttaagttgagacagtatattttgaaatatttttgagggtcggacggtttTTTTTTACCGATAAATCAGCGGTCACACTGCCAGTCAGTTTTTTGTCACAAATAATTTtcgtaaaaataaaaaatgccgAAAAAGAAGACTGGACAGCGTAAAAAGGCTGAAAAGCAGAAGCTACGCCTCAAAGAGATTCGCACCCGAGAAACTCCGCTGGCCGATGTGCCCTGCAATGCGCCGATGGACTGCGACAAGTGCGAGAAGAAGCAAAAATCTAGGGCGTTCTGCTACTTCTGCCAGAGTCTACAGCGGCTGCCGATCTGTGCCCAATGCGGAAAGATCAAGTGCATGCTGAAGACGGGCGATTGCGTGGTGAAGCATCCCGGCGTGTACACCACCGGCATGGGCATGGTGGGTGCGATTTGCGATTTCTGCGAGGCCTGGGTGTGCCACGGCCGCAAGTGCTTGACCAGCCATGCCTGCACGTGCCCATTGCAGAACGCCGTCTGCTTGGAGTGCGAACGTGGCGTTTGGGAGCACGGTGGGCGCATCTTCAAGTGCTCCTTCTGCGATGGTTTCCTGTGCGAGGACGATCAGTTCGAGCATCAAGCCAGTTGTCAGGTTAGTCCATAATGCAAGTCCATTAATCAATTTCTCCATTGACTAAACTGAAAATTTTCGTCTGCCAGGTGCTGGAGTCGGAGAACTACAAGTGCCAATCGTGTAACCGCTTG contains:
- the LOC117183344 gene encoding uncharacterized protein — protein: MTGCSVFVSNGSEPQGALGVLSRAKKLHSCKMISECIADVEKVGLKAYRYFQPPTPEPPVIVVWTSHCAHWVGVLAGPIILALLFKLIYDTIQIRSATNVGVDPAEKSELAKGEGLVPAEQDIERPAAAGAARKKGGDAWYWDPLRGFNLR
- the Noa36 gene encoding zinc finger protein 330 homolog; its protein translation is MPKKKTGQRKKAEKQKLRLKEIRTRETPLADVPCNAPMDCDKCEKKQKSRAFCYFCQSLQRLPICAQCGKIKCMLKTGDCVVKHPGVYTTGMGMVGAICDFCEAWVCHGRKCLTSHACTCPLQNAVCLECERGVWEHGGRIFKCSFCDGFLCEDDQFEHQASCQVLESENYKCQSCNRLGQYSCLRCKTCYCEDHVRRKGFKYDKNKAIPCPKCNYDTSVTKDLSMSTRSHKFGRQQQGGSDDEEGYGGYYGGASGSGYYGGGASGGYGDDDDDDESDDDYDDDDEDEDDDEDEESSASEVEKDAADKKTTK